GTTGTTCTTGTTGTAATAATTTGGGTCATGGTGCTTCTAATTGTGAAAGGTCTCAGGTTCAGAGTGAGGCAGTTCTTGTGGTTGGGTCTAAAGGCATTTAGGTTGCAGACAAGGATAGTCAGCAGCAAAGAAATTGTGATAATCTGGCTGGTTCTCGAGAGTTGAAGACAGGTAATGACTCAGTTCAGGATGCTGGTAACTCATCAGTTGGGCAGGATCTATCTTGGTCTACCCCAAAGAGAGTAGGTGGGGTTAAGATAAAAGCTGCTGCTAACGTGACAGTGAGGGGTAACAAGTTTAGTCTCTTACAGGAGAGCAAGGAGATGGTTACAAAAAGGAATTTACATGATCCTCAACCTTCTAATGGAGGGATGTAATGTGCTTTGTTGGAATATTAGGGGTCTAAATAATAGGAATAAGCAAAGATCCTTGTTTGAATTTTGTATTGTTAATAAAATTAGTTTGGGTGGTTTTCTTGAAACtaaattgaaaaacaaaaaaattgaggaGATGATGATGAATTTTTTTGTTGGTTGGAAGTGGTATAGCAGTGAGGTAGTTGAAGGAAGGATTCTCTTAGTTTGGAGGGAAGATATTGTTCAAGTAAATATTATTCATGTCATGGACCAACTTGTTCATTGTGAAGTTAGGATAAAAGGTTCTATGAACCAAACGTTGCTGTCATTTGTCTATGGTAGGAATACTTTGGAAGAGAGAAAACTGCTTTGGCCTCATCTTTTGTGTCCCAAGGCTTCAGCAGCTCCTTGGCTGGTTGTGGGGGATTTTAATGCAATATTTGATTATGGTGATCGCATAGGGGGTCGAGAGGTCTCTCACTCGGAAGTGGCTGATAGTAGCCAGTGGAGAGCTTCTGTTTTAATTACTGAATTACGGTCTAATGGATCATTTTTCACATGGTCTAATAATCAACATCCAGAAACTAGGATTTACTCTAAGCTGGATAGAGTTCTTGTCAATGAAAAGTGGTCTGATTCTTTCCCTGACTCTGAAGCTAGAATATTTTGGGATACCTTATCTGACCATTGCTATTGCATCATCAAGACTGTTCAGTTCAAGGAGTTTGGGATTAAACCTTTTAGATTTTATAATTGCTGGTCTACCCATGAGGATTTTCGTGTTATTGTTCTTGATTGCTGGTTAAAACCAGCAGGGGGAATCGGGTTGCAGCAGGTCTTGCTGAAGCTTAAGAGACTAATTCCTATTTTGAGTCGCTTCAACAAACAACAAGTTGGGGATGTTATTCAATAGTATACAGCAGCTAAACAACAATTAGAAAATGCCAAATATAGGTTGTAGCAATTCCCTTCTTTAGACTCATTGCAGCAGGAAGAGTCTGATGCAGCTAGAGATTTTGCTAACAAATCCTGTTCTTATGAGAGCTTTCTGCGTCAGAAGAGCAAGATTAACTGGCTGAGGTTTGGTGATGAGAATACGGCGTATTTTCGTGCTTCTCTTAAACAACGGAAAATGAGGAATCGTATTTCTAGTTTTATTAACGATGAGGGTCATATTGTTGAAAACTATCCTGAGGTTATTGATCATTTTTACAATCACTTTAGAGGTGTTATGGGTAAGGTGAGTTTAGCTTCAAGGCAGATTGATCAGAATTGTTTCAAAGAGGGGCATACTTTAACACTGGAGCAACAACTCAGATTGATTCAGCCTTTCACCCGGAAAGATGTTAGGAGAGCTTTGTTTAGTATTCCTTCAATCAAGAGTCCAGGTCCTAATGGGTATGGTTCGGGCTTTTTTAAAGCTCTTTGGAGGGATATTGGTGCTGAAATTTCAGATGCAGTTTTGTTGTTTTTTACAACTGGTGAGATTCCTACTGAGTTAAATAGAACTATACTCACTCTTATACCTAAGGTAGATTCTCCCTCTGTGGCTTCCGATTTTAGACCCATTGACTGCTGTAATACGCTGTATAAATGCATCTCTAAGATGATTTGCTTTCGTTTCGTTTGGCTGAAATTCTTCCGACTCTTATAGACCAAAATCAGGGTGCTTTTGTTAAAAATCGTCAGCTGGCTCATAATATTCAGATGCTTCAGGACTTGCTTCATGGGTATTCTAGAAAGAATATATCTCCCCGGTGCCTGTTAAAGATCGACATTAGTAAGGCCTATGATTCTGTAGATTGGGCATTTTTGGAAGAGATTTTGTCAGCTTTTTGCTTCCCTAGAAAGTTTATTAAGTGGATTATGGTCTGTTTGTCGGATTCCTCTTATACACTGCTTATGAATGGGCGGTTACAGGGCAGTTTTGAGGGGAGGAAAGGGTTAAGACAGGGGGATCCTATTTCTCCTCTTTTGTTTGTACTGGTTATGGAGTATCTTACTAGACTCCTTAAGCAGGTTGCCAATCATAGAGAGTTTAGATTTCACCCTTTGTGCAAGCATTTACATTTAGTGAACCTTTGCTTTGCGGATGACCTGATCTTGTTCTGTAAGGGCAATTATCGTTCTGTTCAGTTGATGTTTGAGGGTTTTTTGAGTTTCTGTAATAGTTCAGGGCTGGCTGTTAACTTGAATAAGTCTCAAATTTACTTAGGGGGTGTAGCAGCTGAGGTGAAGCTGAGTATTTTGAATCTTGTTGCACTTGGAGAGGGTAATTTCCCTTTGAAATACCTGGGTTTCTCTTTGAGACCTACGAAATGGCAAGCTGCTGATTGTGGGGTTATCATCAAGAAAATTCAGACTAAACTTCACATGTGGGCGAGTAGACACCTTTCATTCGCGGGGAGAACACAGTTGATATTTTCAGTTTTACTTAGCATCCGTAATTATTGGATGCATGTTTTGTTGCTGCCTATTAGTGATATTAATGAAATTGACAGGTTGTGTAGAAATTTTCTTTGGGGCTCTTCCAATTCTCGAAGTAAACTTCATTGTACATCTTGGGCTCAAGTTTGTCTCCCTAAATCTCTTAGAGGTCTGGGATTTATGGAAGGTGCTGTGTGGAATAAAGTTCTCATGGCTAAATTCATTTGGGCTTTATCCACTAAGCAAGATATGTTATGGGTGAAGTGGATTGATGGAATTtatctcaagggtcattctttttgGTCTTACAATCTTAAAGCTGATGTGAGTTGGTATTGGCATAAACTCTGTTACCTAAGGGAATTTGTCTTTGAATCTAAGCTGGTTAGTGCAACTGTGAATGGTTCTCTCAGGCTGAAGGTTTTGCTACACAGCACTCTTCAAAGACAATCAGTTGCATTTGCTAAGGATGTTTGGTGTTGTCTTTCTGTCCCTAA
The Humulus lupulus chromosome 6, drHumLupu1.1, whole genome shotgun sequence DNA segment above includes these coding regions:
- the LOC133785653 gene encoding uncharacterized protein LOC133785653, with the translated sequence MVCVVLGANPPLSVFEGFINRMWGKLGIERIARMNGGYTLVKFRDEATRDLVLEAGVVHFDRKPVLLRPWATGKPMMMDMVTKDKSMVKFARVLVDVEISDNIPQCISFLNESGQLMEQPIEFEWLPTRCSCCNNLGHGASNCERSQVADKDSQQQRNCDNLAGSRELKTGNDSVQDAGNSSVGQDLSWSTPKRVGGVKIKAAANVTVRGNKFSLLQESKEMVTKRNLHDPQPSNGGILGGFLETKLKNKKIEEMMMNFFVGWKWYSSEVVEGRILLVWREDIVQVNIIHVMDQLVHCEVRIKGSMNQTLLSFVYGRNTLEERKLLWPHLLCPKASAAPWLVVGDFNAIFDYGDRIGGREVSHSEVADSSQWRASVLITELRSNGSFFTWSNNQHPETRIYSKLDRVLVNEKWSDSFPDSEARIFWDTLSDHCYCIIKTVQFKEFGIKPFRFYNCWSTHEDFRVIVLDCWLKPAGGIGLQQVLLKLKRLIPILSRFNKQQVGDQEESDAARDFANKSCSYESFLRQKSKINWLRFGDENTAYFRASLKQRKMRNRISSFINDEGHIVENYPEVIDHFYNHFRGVMGKVSLASRQIDQNCFKEGHTLTLEQQLRLIQPFTRKDVRRALFSIPSIKSPGPNGYGSGFFKALWRDIGAEISDAVLLFFTTGEIPTELNRTILTLIPKVDSPSVASDFRPIDCYQNQGAFVKNRQLAHNIQMLQDLLHGYSRKNISPRCLLKIDISKAYDSVDWAFLEEILSAFCFPRKFIKWIMVCLSDSSYTLLMNGRLQGSFEGRKGLRQGDPISPLLFVLVMEYLTRLLKQVANHREFRFHPLCKHLHLVNLCFADDLILFCKGNYRSVQLMFEGFLSFCNSSGLAVNLNKSQIYLGGVAAEVKLSILNLVALGEGNFPLKYLGFSLRPTKWQAADCGVIIKKIQTKLHMWASRHLSFAGRTQLIFSVLLSIRNYWMHVLLLPISDINEIDRLCRNFLWGSSNSRSKLHCTSWAQVCLPKSLRGLGFMEGAVWNKVLMAKFIWALSTKQDMLWVKWIDGIYLKGHSFWSYNLKADVSWYWHKLCYLREFVFESKLVSATVNGSLRLKVLLHSTLQRQSVAFAKDVWCCLSVPKHRFILWQSVLGHLLTRDNLVRCQVAGVSVLCPVCEQEEESHQHLFFDCWFSQQVWSLLKGWLGTSIWPAHFADWKEWLNRKPRSVLHSIYIAVLAATVYGMWYNRNSCIFSGYSYTPWYVVRMIKKAVKYRLYGRLSQKVLRQNCSLASLVDNM